A single Lactuca sativa cultivar Salinas chromosome 8, Lsat_Salinas_v11, whole genome shotgun sequence DNA region contains:
- the LOC128127659 gene encoding protein FAR1-RELATED SEQUENCE 5-like yields MSEAEATNQAIEPYITEDSDTNDYLEATYECEKTNSIGENIEFDEDEVNKESILGKVFDTPDDAYTFYNDYSFLHGFGIRRDDTIKNPKTNEPFRKIYVCNKEGFKRMDKNASSENEKKRRRDVRTGCQAKLRITRQEDGKWLVDSFNDTHNHDLTMTPTKVMKHRSHSSFHRSIEGKSLMVQFGQAGLKPSQIKKAVNTMKTSNIADVTSKQCADVLSEQRKQHKGKEFYGLIKHFQDKTLVDSDQYFVVDLSDDGYPRNIFWADGRSRDAYTKFRDVVVFDVTYMTNKFKMPFAPFTGVNHHGQSILFGGALLENEKEETFEWLFKHFLKCMFNKYPKAIITDQDKAMGNAIKKVFPKTRHRFCSWHIMKHETEHLRSYVSRYSDFQETHKQWINSDTIEQFEATWEVMRSKYELESNCWISDMYNQRIHWAKPFLKDTFFAGMTTTGRSESINSFFDGFVNSRTMLNEFVVQYDKAIESRRAAEEDEDFKTMNSRPVLSSVHPIEAKAGQYYTRKMFDTFKKEWTEAITNLTHETIGKTTEESTYRVGQLDVDKKYWRIVTFRSLDQVSVTCSCAKYETNGILCKHSLYVMKKKHVKELPSHYILPRWTLNARYKLGSDSIRIGEMNNENGVSAYTLWCVRSNFTKLIEQARDSPSEIQKVNTLLISLLDDQTNRKKSMSLENASQGSCMGASQIDMMPQLSVRDPLGPTTTKGRPKIASRIKSSLEAPKKRTCSYCQRLGHYATSCLKRKADESLQDT; encoded by the exons ATGAGTGAAGCCGAAGCAACTAATCAAGCTATAGAGCCATATATAACCGAAGATAGTGACACAAATGATTACTtggaagcaacatatgaatgTGAAAAAACAAATAGTATCGGTGAGAACATTGAATTTGACGAAGATGAAGTTAACAAAGAAAGTATACTTGGAAAGGTTTTTGATACACCCGATGATGCCTATACATTTTATAATGATTATTCATTTTTACATGGCTTTGGTATACGTAGAGATGACACAATTAAAAATCCTAAAACAAATGAGCCTTTTCGGAAGATATATGTATGCAACAAAGAAGGTTTCAAAAGGATGGACAAAAATGCTTCAAGTGAAAATGAGAAAAAACGTCGTAGAGATGTTAGAACCGGATGTCAAGCAAAGCTTCGAATAACAAGACAGGAGGATGGAAAATGGTTGGTGGACTCGTTTAATGACACACACAATCACGACTTGACCATGACACCTACAAAGGTGATGAAGCATCGATCTCATAGCAGTTTCCACCGTTCAATAGAAGGTAAATCTCTTATGGTGCAATTTGGTCAAGCAGGGTTGAAACCTTCTCAAATTAAAAAGGCTGTTAATACAATGAAAACCTCAAATATAGCTGATGTTACTTCAAAGCAATGTGCTGATGTCTTATCTGAGCAACGAAAACAACATAAAGGAAAGGAGTTTTATGGACTTATAAAACATTTTCAAGATAAAACATTAGTTGATAGTGACCAGTATTTTGTCGTGGATTTGTCTGATGATGGGTATCCTAGAAATATCTTTTGGGCTGATGGTAGATCAAGAGATGCTTATACAAAATTCAGAgatgttgttgtgtttgatgtcactTATATGACTAACAAGTTCAAGATGCCTTTTGCTCCCTTTACTGGGGTCAATCATCATGGGCAGTCTATACTTTTTGGTGGAGCATTGCTTGAAAATGAAAAGGAAGAGACATTTGAATGGTTATTTAAACATTTCCTCAAATGTATGTTTAACAAGTATCCGAAGGCAATTATAACAGATCAAGACAAAGCAATGGGAAATGCAATAAAAAAAGTGTTTCCGAAGACTCGGCATCGTTTCTGTTCATGGCATATCATGAAGCATGAAACCGAGCACCTTCGATCGTATGTTTCCCGTTACAGTGATTTTCAAGAAACGCACAAACAATGGATAAATAGCGACACCATTGAACAATTTGAAGCAACATGGGAGGTTATGCGTAGTAAGTATGAACTGGAAagcaattgttggattagtgacaTGTATAACCAACGTATACATTGGGCTAAACCCTTCTTGAAAGATACTTTCTTTGCTGGTATGACAACAACCGGACGAAGTGAGAGCATCAATTCATTTTTTGATGGATTTGTTAATTCGAGGACCATGTTGAATGAATTTGTTGTACAATACGACAAAGCAATTGAGTCTCGAAGGGCCGctgaagaagatgaagacttcAAGACTATGAACTCGAGGCCGGTTCTTTCTTCAGTGCATCCAATCGAAGCAAAAGCAGGTCAATATTATACTAGAAAGATGTTTGATACTTTCAAAAAAGAATGGACCGAAGCTATTACCAATTTGACTCATGAGACTATAGGAAAAACTACAGAAGAAAGCACATATCGAGTTGGGCAATTGGATGTTGATAAAAAATATTGGCGCATTGTTACCTTTCGTTCTTTGGATCAAGTTAGCGTCACATGTTCCTGTGCTAAGTATGAGACAAATGGGATTTTATGTAAACATAGCCTATATGTGATGAAGAAGAAGCATGTTAAAGAACTCCCGAGTCACTATATTTTACCACGATGGACCCTTAATGCTAGGTACAAACTAGGTAGTGATAGTATCAGAATCGGAGAAATGAATAATGAAAATGGAGTTAGTGCGTACACACTATGGTGTGTCCGttcaaattttacaaaactaATTGAACAAGCTAGAGACTCCCCTTCAGAGATACAAAAAGTCAATACGCTATTGATAAGTCTTTTAGatgatcaaacaaatcgaaagAAATCTATGTCTTTGGAGAATGCATCTCAAGGTTCTTGTATGGGAGCTTCGCAAATAGATATGATGCCACAGTTATCTGTCCGTGATCCTCTTGGTCCAACTACTACAAAAGGGCGTCCTAAAATTGCTAGTAGAATCAAGTCTTCTTTAGAAGCCCCCAAAAAACGAACATGCTCTTACTGTCAAAGATTGGGCCATTACGCTACTAGTTGTTTAAAAAGAAAG GCGGATGAATCCTTGCAAGATACATAA
- the LOC111893290 gene encoding telomere repeat-binding protein 4, which yields MVVKKRIYYGGFHGLIPPVIPKAPRSLRRRRSSQIKPSEGGEICAFELLAAVAGKLLQESESSISSTDKHEPHEVKVKPATSEHEHHDQGSGTESQPTNLDPTVNEFPHSDNDSGLERASVSTTCDVIQKTDTNLGMEASEDKNIVNETPIESQLASQPTDLEALSAVNTYGLKDEVEMESCVNNHVLKKSSSRLHLSFYSDHVHRHNRGNMKIDIRDDDENYFRYNHYNSKRRAFGSRSHAGYKRIRNMLTSRYRKVAPKPKDYGSEVRSFYHKRKNIYMREQYQADKASKRRKSFHHCSKPVNTKDTHVKFSIKSFKVPELYVEVPETATVGSLKRSVMEAITAILQGQLHVGVLVQGKKVRDDNRTLEQTGISQKCNLESLGFTLEPTLPEPSSPSPSPSPIHKETPLLIPCSPVLEKNEVEHVNARSEEEGEEQVADSKALVVVDPEILSIVPLSEKPTKRYQLSQRRTRRPFSVSEVEALVEAVETLGAGRWRDVKMRAFDDANHRTYVDLKDKWKTLVHTASISPQQRRGEPVPQELLDRVLAAHAYWSQHQNEKHQKTTM from the exons ATGGTGGTGAAGAAGAGAATATATTATGGAGGATTTCATGGTTTGATACCCCCTGTGATACCTAAAGCTCCTAGATCCTTGAGG AGGAGGAGGAGTTCACAAATCAAACCATCAGAAGGTGGTGAAATCTGTGCTTTTGAGCTTTTAGCAGCTGTAGCTGGCAAGTTGTTACAGGAGAGTGAAAGTTCTATTTCCAGCACTGATAAACACGAACCAcatgaagtcaaagtcaaacctgCAACATCAGAACATGAGCATCATGATCAAGGAAGTGGTACAGAAAGTCAACCCACTAATCTTGACCCAACCGTGAACGAATTCCCACATTCCGATAATGATTCTGGTTTAGAACGCGCTTCTGTTTCTACAACTTGTGATGTCATACAGAAAACCGATACTAATTTGGGAATGGAAGCTTCTGAAGACAAAAACATAGTCAACGAGACTCCTATAGAGAGTCAACTAGCTAGTCAACCCACTGATCTAGAAGCATTAAGTGCAGTTAATACGTATGGGTTAAAGGATGAGGTGGAAATGGAATCATGTGTAAATAATCATGTATTAAAGAAATCTTCTAGTAGGCTACATCTATCCTTCTACAGCGATCATGTTCACAGGCATAATAGAGGCAATATGAAGATAGATATTAGAGATGATGATGAAAATTATTTTAGGTATAATCATTATAATAGTAAAAGGAGGGCGTTTGGGTCACGATCACATGCTGGATACAAAAGAATAAGGAATATGTTGACTTCTAGATATCGTAAAGTAGCTCCAAAACCCAAGGATTATG GTAGTGAAGTTAGGTCCTTTTACCATAAAAGGAAAAATATATACATGAGAGAACAGTATCAAGCAGATAAAGCATCTAAAAGGAGGAAGTCTTTCCATCATTGCTCAAAACCTGTAAACACTAAAGATACTCATG TGAAATTTAGCATAAAGTCATTTAAAGTGCCAGAATTATACGTTGAGGTACCCGAGACTGCAACTGTGGGTTCACTTAAG AGGAGTGTGATGGAGGCTATTACAGCTATTCTACAAGGTCAATTACATGTAGGGGTACTTGTTCAAGGCAAGAAAGTTAGAGATGACAACAGAACATTAGAACAAACAGGGATTTCCCAAAAATGCAATCTTGAATCTTTAGGATTCACATTGGAGCCTACTTTACCTGAaccttcttctccatctccatcTCCATCTCCTATACATAAAGAAACTCCATTGTTGATACCCTGTAGTCCTGTTTTGGAGAAGAATGAAGTAGAACATGTGAATGCAagaagtgaagaagaaggagaagaacaaGTGGCAGATTCAAAAGCTCTTGTGGTTGTAGATCCTGAGATACTCTCAATTGTCCCTTTGAGTGAAAAACCTACCAAAAGATATCAACTTTCACAAAGAAGAACCAGAAGACCTTTTTCAGTGTCTGAAGTAGAAGCACTTGTGGAAGCCGTTGAAACCCTTGGAGCTGGAAG ATGGCGTGATGTTAAAATGCGTGCTTTTGATGATGCAAACCATCGAACATACGTGGACTTGAAG GATAAGTGGAAAACTTTGGTTCACACAGCAAGCATTTCGCCTCAACAAAGAAGGGGAGAGCCGGTCCCACAGGAGCTTCTTGACCGGGTCCTGGCAGCACATGCTTACTGGTCTCAACATCAAAATGAGAAACATCAGAAGACAACAATGTAA